A genomic region of Rhodococcus pyridinivorans contains the following coding sequences:
- a CDS encoding DUF4193 domain-containing protein — translation MATDYDAPRRTDSDDVSEDSLEELKARRNEAQSAVVDVDESDTAESFELPGADLSGEELSVRVVPKQADEFTCSSCFLVHHRSRLASEENGVMICRDCAA, via the coding sequence ATGGCGACTGACTACGACGCACCCCGGCGGACCGACAGCGACGATGTGTCGGAGGATTCACTCGAGGAACTGAAGGCCCGGCGCAACGAGGCCCAGTCCGCTGTGGTGGACGTCGACGAATCGGACACCGCCGAGTCCTTCGAGCTGCCCGGGGCGGATCTGTCCGGCGAAGAGCTGTCGGTGCGTGTCGTCCCGAAGCAGGCCGACGAATTCACCTGCTCGAGCTGTTTCCTGGTGCATCACCGGAGCAGACTCGCGAGCGAGGAGAACGGTGTCATGATCTGCCGGGACTGCGCAGCGTGA
- the cei gene encoding envelope integrity protein Cei — MVSLITEGSATDDRGRPFRRRRVVPAAVAGAVLAAGTIVVWSSVFTSSEPVTTTVACNAPPTEATDPEGPQPAPLGEVVDRSTLLEVEPAPLTATRVRVYNANGERGQATHVAAQLSDYGFSSPPDVQAGNDPVYVDQNMQCQGQIRFGEAGRAAASSVWLLAPCAELVQDTREDDTVDLALGTYFRDISPGADAEEVLRALREVPAGEETAPLDLDLLTAARNARC; from the coding sequence GTGGTTTCCCTGATCACCGAAGGAAGCGCAACCGATGACCGCGGCCGCCCGTTCCGTCGGCGCCGGGTGGTCCCGGCCGCCGTGGCGGGTGCCGTCCTCGCCGCAGGCACGATCGTCGTGTGGTCCTCCGTGTTCACCTCGTCCGAGCCCGTCACGACCACCGTGGCGTGCAACGCTCCCCCGACCGAGGCCACCGACCCCGAAGGCCCGCAACCGGCTCCGCTCGGCGAGGTCGTGGACCGGTCGACGCTGCTCGAGGTCGAACCCGCTCCCCTGACGGCCACCCGGGTGCGCGTCTACAACGCCAACGGCGAACGCGGCCAGGCCACGCACGTGGCCGCTCAGCTGAGCGATTACGGTTTCTCGAGCCCGCCCGACGTGCAGGCCGGCAACGATCCGGTCTACGTCGACCAGAACATGCAGTGCCAGGGGCAGATCCGCTTCGGCGAGGCCGGGCGCGCTGCTGCGTCCTCGGTGTGGTTGCTCGCCCCGTGCGCCGAGTTGGTGCAGGACACACGCGAGGACGACACCGTCGACCTCGCGCTGGGAACCTACTTCCGGGACATCTCCCCCGGGGCGGATGCCGAAGAGGTCCTGCGGGCACTACGCGAGGTCCCGGCGGGCGAGGAGACGGCTCCGCTCGACCTCGATCTACTCACGGCCGCACGCAATGCCCGGTGCTGA
- a CDS encoding inositol monophosphatase family protein has protein sequence MCSDRFVHAQRTIPESELSALRDVAVTVAREAASYVRVRRVELFGPPGSGEAASVGTKSTVTDPVTAADTESEELIRRRLTELRPGDAFLGEETGADGGTATAASGVVWVVDPIDGTVNFVYGLPASAVSVAARVDGRSVAGAVVDIASGETFSAAEGLGAHLDVDGTRVPLRCNPVTDPRLALVATGFSYSPARRARQGELVAALLPRVRDIRRVGAAALDLCMVAAGRVDAHYEHGLGPWDWAAGALVAAEAGAVVRVPSGTGDDGELTVAAAPGIAADFETLLAEIGALDAIPN, from the coding sequence CTGTGTTCGGATCGGTTCGTGCACGCACAGAGAACAATCCCCGAATCCGAGTTGTCCGCGCTGAGGGATGTGGCGGTGACCGTCGCCCGTGAGGCCGCGTCCTACGTCCGTGTACGCCGGGTCGAGCTGTTCGGTCCTCCGGGCTCGGGGGAGGCCGCCAGTGTGGGGACGAAATCGACGGTGACCGATCCCGTCACCGCCGCCGACACCGAGAGTGAGGAACTCATCCGGCGTCGGCTCACGGAACTGCGGCCGGGCGACGCCTTCCTCGGCGAGGAGACCGGGGCCGACGGCGGGACGGCGACTGCCGCGAGCGGAGTCGTCTGGGTGGTCGATCCCATCGACGGCACCGTCAACTTCGTCTACGGACTCCCCGCCTCGGCGGTCTCGGTGGCCGCGCGGGTCGACGGACGCTCGGTGGCCGGTGCCGTCGTCGACATCGCCTCGGGGGAGACGTTCTCGGCGGCAGAGGGTCTCGGTGCCCATCTGGACGTCGACGGCACGCGGGTGCCGTTGCGATGCAATCCCGTGACGGATCCGCGACTGGCGCTCGTGGCGACCGGCTTCTCGTACTCGCCGGCACGACGCGCACGTCAGGGTGAGCTGGTGGCAGCGCTGCTACCGAGGGTGCGCGACATCCGGCGTGTCGGAGCGGCCGCCCTGGACCTGTGCATGGTCGCGGCCGGCAGGGTCGACGCCCACTACGAACACGGACTCGGTCCCTGGGACTGGGCGGCGGGGGCGCTCGTCGCTGCGGAAGCCGGTGCGGTGGTGCGTGTCCCGAGCGGCACCGGGGACGACGGGGAACTCACGGTCGCGGCCGCGCCGGGGATCGCGGCCGATTTCGAAACTCTGCTCGCCGAAATCGGAGCGCTCGACGCAATTCCGAATTGA
- the ppgK gene encoding polyphosphate--glucose phosphotransferase, whose product MAQDVPTDRATPVNHGFGVDIGGSGVKGAVVDLDTGRLVGDRIKILTPQPSTPEAVAKTVAQIVEQAGWTGPVGVTLPSVVTGGVARTAANIDKSWIGTDAGSLFSRVLGGRDVSVLNDADAAGIAEDRFGAAKDTDGVVILLTFGTGIGSAVLHNGVLLPNTEFGHMEVDGKEAEHRAASSVKERNDLSYKQWSKEVSRVLARFEDLLWPDLFIAGGGISRKHEKWIPLLTNRTPVVPAELRNAAGIVGAAYAAKTGVTP is encoded by the coding sequence ATGGCACAGGACGTCCCCACGGACCGAGCGACTCCCGTCAACCACGGATTCGGAGTCGACATCGGGGGAAGTGGCGTCAAGGGTGCCGTGGTGGATCTCGACACGGGCCGCTTGGTCGGCGACCGCATCAAGATCCTCACTCCGCAACCGTCCACTCCCGAGGCCGTGGCGAAGACGGTGGCGCAGATCGTCGAACAAGCCGGCTGGACGGGTCCCGTCGGCGTGACCCTGCCGAGCGTGGTCACCGGAGGTGTCGCCCGCACCGCCGCCAACATCGACAAGTCGTGGATCGGGACCGACGCCGGATCCCTCTTCTCGCGGGTGCTCGGCGGCCGGGACGTCTCGGTGCTCAACGACGCCGACGCCGCGGGAATCGCCGAAGACCGCTTCGGTGCCGCCAAGGACACCGACGGCGTGGTGATCCTCCTGACCTTCGGCACCGGGATCGGTTCGGCCGTGCTGCACAACGGTGTACTGCTGCCCAACACCGAGTTCGGGCACATGGAGGTCGACGGCAAGGAGGCCGAGCACCGCGCCGCCTCGTCGGTCAAGGAGCGCAACGACCTGTCGTACAAGCAGTGGTCCAAGGAGGTCTCGCGCGTCCTCGCCCGCTTCGAGGATCTGCTCTGGCCCGACCTGTTCATCGCGGGCGGCGGCATCAGCCGCAAGCACGAGAAGTGGATCCCGCTCCTGACCAACCGCACCCCGGTGGTCCCCGCCGAACTGCGCAACGCGGCGGGAATCGTAGGGGCTGCTTATGCTGCGAAAACAGGTGTCACTCCCTGA
- a CDS encoding RNA polymerase sigma factor yields the protein MAATDIHTADSANESAPVADASSVAGAADSAEGTAPGAKPPAKKTAAKKDPAKKAAARKAPAKKAAAKKTTAKKAAKKATKAAGSGDEDFDATEEADLADLEVSEGDLAGAEDVVVEDDEPSEKDKASGDFVWDEEESEALRQARKDAELTASADSVRAYLKQIGKVALLNAEEEVELAKRIEAGLYATHMLQQLAAKGEKLPVAQRRDLNWICRDGNRAKNHLLEANLRLVVSLAKRYTGRGMAFLDLIQEGNLGLIRAVEKFDYTKGYKFSTYATWWIRQAITRAMADQARTIRIPVHMVEVINKLGRIQRELLQDLGREPTPEELAKEMDITPEKVLEIQQYAREPISLDQTIGDEGDSQLGDFIEDSEAVVAVDAVSFTLLQDQLQSVLETLSEREAGVVRLRFGLTDGQPRTLDEIGQVYGVTRERIRQIESKTMSKLRHPSRSQVLRDYLD from the coding sequence GTGGCAGCCACCGACATCCACACCGCTGATTCCGCCAACGAATCGGCACCCGTTGCGGACGCTTCGAGCGTCGCAGGCGCTGCGGACTCCGCGGAGGGCACCGCTCCCGGTGCCAAGCCGCCGGCGAAGAAGACCGCTGCGAAGAAGGACCCCGCGAAGAAGGCGGCCGCCAGGAAGGCTCCTGCGAAGAAGGCAGCCGCCAAGAAGACCACCGCGAAGAAGGCAGCAAAGAAGGCCACGAAGGCTGCGGGTTCGGGCGACGAGGACTTCGACGCCACCGAGGAAGCGGACCTCGCAGACCTCGAGGTCTCGGAGGGTGATCTCGCCGGCGCCGAGGATGTGGTGGTCGAGGACGACGAGCCCAGCGAGAAGGACAAGGCCTCGGGCGACTTCGTCTGGGACGAGGAGGAGTCCGAGGCGCTGCGTCAGGCACGCAAGGACGCCGAGCTCACCGCCTCGGCCGACTCCGTGCGCGCCTACCTCAAGCAGATCGGCAAGGTCGCCCTCCTCAACGCCGAGGAGGAAGTCGAGCTCGCCAAGCGCATCGAGGCCGGTCTGTACGCGACCCACATGCTGCAGCAGCTGGCGGCGAAGGGCGAGAAGCTCCCCGTCGCGCAGCGCCGCGATCTGAACTGGATCTGCCGCGACGGCAACCGGGCCAAGAACCACCTGCTCGAGGCGAACCTCCGTCTCGTCGTCTCGCTCGCCAAGCGCTACACCGGCCGCGGCATGGCGTTCCTGGACCTGATCCAGGAAGGCAACCTCGGTCTGATCCGCGCGGTCGAGAAGTTCGACTACACCAAGGGTTACAAGTTCTCCACCTACGCGACCTGGTGGATCCGTCAGGCCATCACCCGTGCCATGGCCGACCAGGCCCGCACCATCCGTATCCCGGTGCACATGGTCGAGGTCATCAACAAGCTCGGTCGTATCCAGCGCGAGTTGCTCCAGGATCTGGGCCGCGAGCCCACGCCCGAGGAGCTCGCCAAGGAAATGGACATCACGCCGGAGAAGGTGCTGGAGATCCAGCAGTACGCGCGTGAGCCCATCTCCCTCGACCAGACGATCGGCGACGAGGGCGACAGCCAGCTCGGCGACTTCATCGAGGACTCCGAGGCCGTCGTGGCCGTCGACGCCGTCTCCTTCACCCTGCTGCAGGATCAGCTGCAGTCGGTGCTCGAGACCCTGTCCGAGCGTGAAGCGGGCGTCGTGCGTCTGCGCTTCGGCCTCACCGACGGCCAGCCGCGTACCCTCGACGAGATCGGTCAGGTCTACGGCGTGACGCGCGAGCGCATCCGTCAGATCGAGTCGAAGACCATGTCGAAGCTGCGCCACCCGTCGCGGTCGCAGGTGCTGCGCGACTACCTCGACTGA
- a CDS encoding cation:proton antiporter yields the protein MDTTTLALIELGAVFFGLGVLGRLAARIGMSPIPFYLIGGLCFGNGGFIQLGDIGAFSHIASEIGVVLLLLLLGLEYTANELISGLRRSRMAGLLDLALNAVPGAAIALILGLGPIGSFVLAGVTYISSSGIVAKVLADLGRLGNRETPVVLSILVFEDLAMAVYLPILTAILAGVSLLGGLEAVAISLGLVTVVLVLVVRYGRYVSVVLDSPDRETLLLKLLGAALLVAGIASALQVSAAVAAFLLGIAISGSTAHNAVRVLEPLRDLFAAIFFVFFGLNTDPTAIPPVLGWAILLAVLTALTKLVTGWIAAARHGIAVMGRARAGAALIARGEFSIVIAGLAVASGHVDSRLAAIASAYVMITAVLGPVAARVVEPVMRFASTRLPGGDERQRLPGDEPELL from the coding sequence ATGGACACGACGACACTCGCACTCATCGAACTGGGTGCGGTGTTCTTCGGACTCGGCGTCCTCGGACGGCTCGCGGCGCGGATCGGCATGTCGCCGATCCCGTTCTATCTGATCGGCGGCCTGTGCTTCGGCAATGGTGGCTTCATCCAGCTCGGCGATATCGGGGCGTTCAGTCACATCGCCAGCGAGATCGGCGTGGTCCTGCTGCTGTTGCTGCTCGGTCTCGAGTACACCGCGAACGAGTTGATCAGCGGCCTGCGACGCTCTCGGATGGCAGGCCTGCTCGACCTCGCCCTGAACGCGGTGCCGGGAGCCGCCATCGCGCTGATCCTGGGTCTCGGACCCATCGGCTCCTTCGTGCTTGCGGGTGTCACCTACATCTCGTCGTCCGGGATCGTGGCGAAGGTCCTCGCCGATCTGGGGCGCCTCGGCAACCGCGAGACACCGGTCGTCCTGTCGATCCTCGTCTTCGAGGATCTCGCGATGGCCGTCTACCTCCCGATCCTCACTGCGATCCTGGCGGGCGTGAGTCTGCTCGGCGGCCTCGAAGCCGTCGCGATCTCACTCGGTCTCGTCACCGTGGTGTTGGTGCTGGTGGTGCGATACGGGCGCTACGTCTCGGTCGTGCTCGACAGCCCCGATCGGGAAACGCTGTTGCTCAAGCTGCTCGGCGCAGCGCTGCTGGTGGCGGGGATCGCGTCGGCCCTGCAGGTGTCCGCGGCCGTGGCCGCCTTCCTGCTGGGCATCGCCATCTCCGGTTCGACGGCACACAACGCGGTCCGGGTCCTCGAACCGCTCCGCGACCTGTTCGCCGCCATCTTCTTCGTCTTCTTCGGGCTGAACACCGATCCGACGGCGATACCGCCGGTGCTCGGCTGGGCGATCCTGCTGGCCGTGCTGACCGCGCTGACGAAGCTCGTCACCGGATGGATCGCGGCGGCCCGTCACGGTATCGCCGTGATGGGCCGGGCGCGCGCCGGCGCGGCACTCATCGCCCGGGGAGAGTTTTCTATCGTGATCGCCGGGCTGGCCGTCGCCTCCGGACACGTCGACAGTCGCCTCGCGGCGATCGCTTCGGCATACGTGATGATCACCGCCGTGCTCGGTCCGGTGGCCGCGCGGGTCGTCGAACCGGTGATGCGGTTCGCATCCACACGACTCCCCGGAGGTGACGAGCGACAGCGCCTTCCCGGAGACGAACCGGAGCTTCTCTAG
- a CDS encoding cation:proton antiporter regulatory subunit, which translates to MIVDVTPLPGIGVRKDFELASGRRIGVITHRDGHSDLIISKAGDPDACAASLPLTVEEAATLSNLLGAPQLVAQLRDDHRDLPGILTRQLHIHEDSRFDGAVLGDTALRTRTGVSVVAVMRAGQVMPSPTPDFVLTGGDILVTVGTADGLDAAARILRNG; encoded by the coding sequence ATGATCGTCGACGTGACGCCGCTTCCCGGGATCGGTGTACGCAAGGACTTCGAACTGGCCTCCGGGCGCCGCATCGGGGTGATCACCCATCGGGACGGTCACAGCGACCTCATCATCTCGAAGGCGGGCGACCCCGACGCGTGTGCGGCCTCCCTGCCTCTCACCGTCGAGGAGGCGGCGACGCTCAGCAATCTGCTCGGTGCCCCACAGCTCGTCGCCCAGTTGCGTGACGACCACCGCGACCTGCCCGGAATCCTCACCCGCCAGCTCCACATCCACGAGGATTCACGGTTCGACGGAGCGGTACTGGGCGACACCGCGTTGCGCACCCGCACCGGTGTGTCCGTCGTGGCCGTGATGCGTGCCGGTCAGGTCATGCCGTCCCCGACACCCGACTTCGTTCTCACGGGTGGGGACATCCTGGTGACGGTCGGAACGGCCGACGGTCTCGACGCGGCCGCCAGGATCCTGCGCAACGGCTGA
- a CDS encoding DUF952 domain-containing protein: MTETLLHIISRDDWDHFRPLGAVVPDSLGTQGFVHLSTPHQVHLPADRLYAGRTDLLLLRVDPTRLVDPLRFEPGVPEDPESMRFPHLYGPLPVDVVVEVTPYLPGPDGRFPPLDRERADAVGPED, translated from the coding sequence ATGACCGAGACCCTGCTGCACATCATCTCCCGCGACGACTGGGACCACTTCCGACCCCTCGGGGCGGTCGTGCCGGACTCCCTCGGGACCCAGGGTTTCGTCCACCTGTCGACCCCGCACCAGGTGCACCTGCCCGCCGACCGGTTGTACGCAGGCCGCACGGACCTCCTCCTGCTGCGCGTCGACCCGACGCGCCTCGTCGACCCGCTCCGTTTCGAACCCGGCGTACCGGAGGACCCGGAGTCGATGCGCTTTCCGCACCTCTACGGGCCCCTGCCCGTCGACGTCGTTGTGGAGGTGACGCCCTACCTGCCGGGACCGGACGGTCGGTTCCCGCCCCTCGACCGGGAGCGAGCGGATGCCGTCGGTCCGGAGGACTAG
- a CDS encoding DUF7455 domain-containing protein produces MPGTLTSPKLTAADRCDRCNAAARVRAVLPTGGELLFCGHHANEHTDRLRELGATIVSESDATV; encoded by the coding sequence ATGCCCGGTACGTTGACCAGCCCGAAATTGACCGCTGCAGATCGCTGCGATCGGTGCAATGCCGCCGCTCGTGTCCGCGCCGTCCTTCCGACCGGCGGAGAACTGTTGTTCTGCGGGCACCACGCGAACGAGCACACCGACCGCCTCCGTGAACTCGGAGCGACGATCGTGAGCGAGTCCGACGCCACCGTGTGA
- a CDS encoding DEAD/DEAH box helicase → MSTETVGQATTSAPVAQLRAWQRRALTKYLATKPRDFLAVATPGAGKTTFALRVASELLRDRTVDQITVVAPTEHLKHQWAGAAARIGIALDSNFTNSTGQTSSDYQGVVVTYAQIASHPFKHRVRTEARRTLVILDEIHHGGDAKSWGEGILEAFGDATRRLALTGTPFRSDDSAIPFVSYEPNEDGLLQSKADHAYGYADALADGVVRPVVFLAYSGEARWRTSAGEEFTARLGEPLSAEQTARAWRTALDPQGDWIPAVLGAANTRLQQLRAGGMPDAGGLVIATDQTTARAYAKILESITGEMPTVVLSDDPTASDRISQFSEGNQRWMVAVRMVSEGVDVPRLAVGVYATSASTPLFFAQAIGRFVRSRRKGETASVFLPSVPVLLELASQLEAQRDHVLGKPHRVKEGFDDELLADANRRKDEPGEDEKAYHSLGADAELDQVIYDGSSFGTATFAGSDEEADYLGLPGLLDAEQMRALLRQRQEQQLNKPKAEPAPTPPPQVTERVETADTLAQLRRELNSLVAVVHHRTRKPHGVIHGELRRQCGGPPTAMATAEQLRDRIAILRSW, encoded by the coding sequence GTGAGCACCGAAACCGTCGGACAAGCTACGACCTCCGCCCCTGTGGCCCAGCTACGTGCCTGGCAGCGCCGCGCCCTCACCAAGTACCTCGCGACGAAGCCGCGCGACTTCCTCGCCGTCGCGACCCCGGGCGCCGGTAAGACGACCTTCGCCCTCCGGGTGGCGTCGGAGCTGCTGCGCGACCGGACGGTCGACCAGATCACGGTGGTCGCCCCCACGGAGCACCTCAAGCACCAGTGGGCGGGTGCCGCGGCCCGCATCGGCATCGCGCTCGACTCGAACTTCACGAATTCCACCGGGCAGACATCGAGCGACTACCAGGGCGTCGTGGTCACCTACGCGCAGATCGCCTCGCACCCGTTCAAGCACCGTGTGCGCACGGAGGCGCGTCGCACCCTGGTGATCCTCGACGAGATCCACCACGGTGGCGACGCGAAGAGCTGGGGTGAGGGCATTCTCGAGGCGTTCGGGGACGCGACCCGCCGTCTGGCACTGACCGGTACGCCCTTCCGCAGCGACGACAGTGCGATCCCGTTCGTGAGCTACGAACCGAACGAGGACGGTCTGCTGCAGTCCAAGGCCGACCACGCCTACGGCTACGCCGACGCACTCGCCGACGGCGTCGTGCGCCCCGTCGTATTCCTCGCGTACTCGGGCGAGGCGCGCTGGCGCACGAGTGCGGGGGAGGAGTTCACCGCGCGACTGGGAGAGCCTCTCAGCGCCGAGCAGACGGCCCGGGCGTGGCGGACGGCCCTCGACCCCCAAGGCGACTGGATTCCTGCGGTGCTGGGGGCGGCGAACACCCGTCTGCAGCAGCTGCGTGCCGGCGGCATGCCGGACGCCGGTGGGCTCGTCATCGCCACCGACCAGACCACCGCGCGTGCGTACGCGAAGATCCTCGAGTCGATCACCGGCGAGATGCCGACCGTCGTGCTCTCGGACGATCCCACCGCCTCCGACCGCATCTCGCAGTTCAGCGAGGGCAACCAGAGGTGGATGGTCGCCGTGCGCATGGTGTCCGAGGGCGTCGACGTCCCGCGACTGGCGGTGGGTGTGTACGCGACCAGCGCCTCGACCCCGTTGTTCTTCGCGCAGGCCATCGGCCGCTTCGTGCGGTCGCGCCGCAAGGGGGAGACGGCCAGTGTCTTCCTGCCGTCCGTGCCGGTGCTGCTCGAGCTCGCCAGCCAGCTCGAGGCCCAGCGCGACCACGTCCTCGGCAAGCCGCACCGGGTCAAGGAGGGCTTCGACGACGAGCTGCTCGCCGACGCGAACCGGCGCAAGGACGAGCCCGGCGAGGACGAGAAGGCCTACCACTCGCTCGGGGCGGACGCCGAACTCGATCAGGTCATCTACGACGGATCCTCTTTCGGCACCGCGACATTCGCGGGTTCCGACGAGGAGGCCGATTATCTGGGGCTCCCGGGTCTGCTCGACGCGGAACAGATGCGGGCGCTGCTGCGTCAGCGTCAGGAACAGCAGCTGAACAAGCCGAAGGCTGAACCGGCACCCACGCCGCCGCCCCAGGTGACCGAGCGTGTCGAGACCGCCGACACCCTCGCCCAGCTCCGTCGCGAACTCAACTCGCTCGTCGCGGTCGTGCACCACCGGACCAGGAAGCCGCACGGGGTGATCCACGGCGAACTGCGTCGCCAGTGCGGTGGTCCGCCGACGGCGATGGCGACCGCCGAGCAACTGCGCGACCGGATCGCGATCCTGCGCAGTTGGTGA
- a CDS encoding YihY/virulence factor BrkB family protein, protein MNDTPRSPAQAPSGRVRRAVGKGWKVVTHTLSSAWDHSIFSKAATAAFWQTLSLPPLLLGLLGSLGYVGGWFGPDTVEIITSKTVTFLRSVFSDSVVDQIIEPTVEDVLRRGRADVMSLGFVLSLWAGSSAISTFVDSIVEAHHQQDHRHPVWQRIFGLLLYVIFLILAVFTMPLVALGPTLIGRLLPDAWFDVGSRIIDTFYFPAVGLLLLIGLTTLYKVALPKSLPWHRLLGGAVLAGVFFLASSVILRWYLTWVAATGYTYGALAAPIAFLLFTFFLGFAVVLGAEFNATVQQFWPARATRLEQWRIWLAEQSARDPSPDSGPVTNLTRRLTSSTTIRLSDLIRPGDRQPESWPIDGKPVESDAAPDDRPAPHDDTAPHDDTASHDDTASHDDKAGGSEVPPAQTELLTVEAVSPSSPAARPSPESPDAAADDEVFHQVSQSPLRKPS, encoded by the coding sequence ATGAACGACACACCACGATCCCCCGCACAGGCACCCTCCGGCCGCGTTCGCCGCGCGGTCGGAAAGGGCTGGAAGGTCGTGACGCACACCCTGTCGTCGGCCTGGGACCACTCGATCTTCAGCAAGGCGGCGACCGCGGCCTTCTGGCAGACCCTCTCACTGCCGCCCCTGTTGCTCGGTCTGCTCGGCAGTCTCGGTTACGTCGGTGGCTGGTTCGGTCCCGACACGGTGGAGATCATCACGTCGAAGACCGTCACCTTCCTCCGCTCGGTCTTCAGCGACAGCGTGGTCGACCAGATCATCGAACCCACGGTCGAGGACGTCCTCCGTCGGGGTCGCGCCGACGTGATGTCGTTGGGCTTCGTGTTGTCGCTGTGGGCAGGATCGTCGGCGATCTCGACGTTCGTGGATTCGATCGTCGAAGCGCACCACCAGCAGGACCATCGCCACCCGGTGTGGCAGCGGATCTTCGGGCTGCTCCTCTACGTGATCTTCCTGATCCTGGCGGTGTTCACGATGCCGCTCGTCGCGCTCGGACCCACTCTGATCGGCCGGTTGCTGCCCGACGCCTGGTTCGATGTCGGCTCACGGATCATCGACACCTTCTACTTCCCCGCGGTGGGTCTGCTCCTACTGATCGGTCTGACGACCCTGTACAAGGTGGCGCTGCCGAAGTCACTGCCGTGGCACCGACTGCTCGGTGGCGCGGTGCTGGCCGGGGTGTTCTTCCTCGCGTCGAGCGTGATCCTGCGGTGGTACCTGACGTGGGTCGCGGCCACGGGTTACACCTACGGTGCGCTCGCCGCCCCGATCGCGTTCCTGTTGTTCACGTTCTTCCTGGGGTTCGCCGTGGTCCTCGGAGCGGAGTTCAACGCCACGGTGCAACAGTTCTGGCCGGCGCGCGCCACGCGTCTGGAGCAGTGGCGGATCTGGCTCGCGGAGCAGTCGGCCCGTGATCCGTCGCCCGACAGCGGACCGGTGACGAACCTCACCCGCCGGTTGACGAGCTCCACGACCATCCGGCTGTCGGACCTGATCCGGCCCGGGGATCGCCAACCCGAGTCGTGGCCGATCGACGGGAAACCCGTCGAGTCGGATGCGGCGCCGGACGATCGGCCTGCCCCCCACGACGACACTGCTCCCCACGACGACACTGCCTCGCACGACGACACTGCCTCGCACGACGACAAGGCCGGGGGATCCGAAGTTCCCCCGGCCCAGACCGAACTGTTGACGGTGGAGGCAGTATCACCGTCTTCGCCGGCAGCAAGACCGTCGCCAGAATCACCCGACGCCGCGGCGGACGACGAGGTATTCCACCAGGTGTCTCAGTCGCCCTTGCGCAAACCGTCGTAG
- a CDS encoding DUF3039 domain-containing protein translates to MSTDIKERPDTTTDETTDDDTPKFFHYVKKNKIAESAVMGTHVVALCGEVFPVTRSPKPGSPVCPECKKVYDGLRKGD, encoded by the coding sequence GTGAGCACGGATATCAAGGAACGGCCGGATACCACCACCGACGAAACGACCGACGACGACACCCCGAAGTTCTTCCACTACGTGAAGAAGAACAAGATCGCCGAGAGTGCGGTCATGGGTACCCATGTGGTCGCGCTGTGCGGTGAGGTCTTTCCGGTGACCCGGTCGCCGAAGCCCGGCTCGCCGGTGTGCCCCGAATGCAAGAAAGTCTACGACGGTTTGCGCAAGGGCGACTGA
- a CDS encoding DUF3099 domain-containing protein, with product MARTHGFGGSPENGSPDNPVLITAAEASLEDQHRARVRKYLTIMSVRIPALLLAAIAYGVWANPWISMAIIGVSIPLPWIAVLIANDRPPRRKDEPSRWDGRFDDAPAIESSRHHVIDG from the coding sequence ATGGCGAGAACTCACGGTTTCGGCGGATCCCCCGAGAACGGATCGCCCGACAACCCGGTTCTGATCACCGCGGCGGAGGCGTCGCTCGAGGATCAGCACCGAGCACGGGTTCGCAAGTACCTCACCATCATGTCGGTCCGCATCCCCGCCCTGCTGCTGGCGGCGATCGCGTACGGCGTATGGGCCAATCCCTGGATCTCGATGGCGATCATCGGGGTGTCGATCCCGCTGCCGTGGATCGCCGTCCTCATCGCCAACGACCGGCCGCCGCGCCGCAAGGACGAACCGAGCCGCTGGGACGGCCGCTTCGACGATGCCCCGGCGATCGAGTCGTCCCGCCACCATGTGATCGACGGCTGA